The genomic stretch GTTGCCAGGAACATACAGTGGCAGTGAATGCTCGTGTGCGTACACACTGCAGCTTACAGAGTTTTAAAAGGACTTGTCCATGAACTTTTGTGGACTGACTGATAGGTTGCAAATTTCTATAACATTTGCTTGAAATTTGCGGTTTTCTACAAAGTAATTcgtttatttttgtataattgaTACAAGTTGAAACGTTTCGTTAAAATtctaatatatgtttatatgtataaatacaatacattgtaTCCATTATTTCTAAACAGCTTTACTGTGattattatctttgaaaaataTACGTTTGtaaactaaatataaaaacacgtttgttACAATTGAGCAAAAATGTGCAACAATTAATGATAGGTTCATATTGTTGAACTGTTGTGCATGTCAACATGCAATCGATGTTTTGAAAATTTCTGGACACTATCCAAATGATTACTCTCGGcttacatttttgttaaatgtaagttTGTTTACACATAAGTTATATTATGAACTACCCAACACAGCAACTACTTATATAGTGGATGAACAATGTAGACAAATCAAAATAATACATGCGTTATAATATTTTACTTCAGTAAACTGCGTTGGAACCAATGACATCAATCCAGAATGTTCAAGGTCACAAAACAATACATGCGTTATAATATTTTACTTCAGTAGAATGCGTTGGAACCAATGACATCGATTCAGAATGTTCAAGGTTACAAAATAATACATGCGTTATAATAGTTCACTTCAGTAAACTGCGTTGGAACCAATGACATCAATCCAGAATGTTCAAGGTCACAAAATAATACATGCGTTATAATATTTCACTTCAGTAAACTGCGTTGGAACCAATGACATCGATCcagaaagttcaaggtcacaaaaTAATACATGCGTTATAATATTTCACTTCAGTAAACTGCGTTGGAACCAATGACATCGATTCAGAATGTTCAAGGTCACTACGTGGCACGTGCTACACGAACATGCACACGATGTTCCGTTGCCCTTGGATGTGTAACGTCTGTCCGTGTAAGGGAAACACATAAATAGTTGTTATTTTTGTACCAAGGTTGCAAATACGCATCCTTAATCGTCACATGTTTCTCTTAAAACGGAATAATTTGGTTTCATTACGCATTAATTATAGTTACCAATGGAGTCAACATATAGCAGTTAGCTGTTTGCAAGATGTAAATTAGTTCCCTGCACTTTTCAGACTCGGGTTCAAGTTGGAACGTCACTGTTATATCACGGATGCCATGGGAGAATGGTCTTCCGTTGTGCACAACAACGACGCTCGCAACAACTCTGCGCATTGGCAGCAGCGGCTCGTCTACTTCCTTTCCAGCGCAGCACAACAGTGCACCTACTGCAATGTCACGACCATACGCTATGGGGACATGTTCCACTGTTTGCTTCATTAGTCATGTCTTTTTGTAACACGCGGTGACACGTGGAAATACGTCTCAAAATACCAAGGCCTTGTTGCAAAACCCCCTTGGTACTTCATATGTCCCTCCATAATAGTATTGTCttacttttataaaaatattaatgtatattttgCTCTGAAACGTGCGAAAGGAATGTCAAATTAAATGTATGTGTTCGAATATGTACGATTCAACGAAAACTGTTGTTATTTTAACAATGCTGTTGAATTGAATCGTTTGAACGAGTTGTTTGTacgcattatttatttacatattcgGTGTTTGAATTAgtataattacaaaatataatatgaaCGTATTATGTTTTGTTTCACATTTGCGAATATTTACCAAATGAAGTTTTccatttttacaaatatagaAAGTCACATAGTAGTGTTGGAAAGTGCATTTATTAATGCGGAGTTCACCATTAAGTTCAGAACGGTATGCGTAATAAGCCGTAAACGTTTACTCTACCTGTCACCTAAACGTCATTTGGTTAGAATTTAGTTAGGTAGTTAAACAGTGTTTGAACCCCACttcacagttttcatttaatGGAAGGGTATGCGTTTCGTTTCAAAAAGATGTACTAACGTACCTAAAGtcctaaataaaaatacaatattgtGATTAAAAGGACAACTAATTAGTACATACTTTATACTATAGGAAATGGATCGACATATGTAGCATATATATCTTAATTTTCGGAAAATTAATCTCTATGTCACTATAGATTATATAAATACCAGAAATTTGCATCATAAAGACATGCCAATGACAGAAATAAAACATGATATCCAACACACGATATCATAATAACAACAGTAAATAACGCCTAAATGAACCACAATTATTCGTTTAATAAGAAGATAAGGAATATCTCTGgtaaaagaaaaatacattgCGATATGAACACTTAAACCTGAATTTTAACCAAATACCCAAGAAAATAACCATACTAAGATGTTTAATTAAGACAATGTGCACTCCTCGCTTAATGTTATATATGGGTCTTCGAACATTCCTTCTTGTCATTATGAGCATATGTGACACCAGGCTATCCAATAGGTATTTCATGgcattaatataatatgtattataaaatagttatttacCCTTTGGTGGTGGGTATGgtgtcaaaataatgtatttaaatatcttAATTTACTATGGTAGGGAAAAATAAATGAGATTATTTAAATACTAATAGTATTTAAATCAAGatgaaaatacatgtaccatACATACATGCAACTTGAAGAGGTAAGAACTAATTTGATTGTGTGATATCAAAGTTTCGTAAAACTATTCTCTGGTTTCATCAAGTGACATGTTTCCATGTATGTAGGACATTTTATACATTCATCAAGTGTAATCTCTGTCACAGTCACGAATATCAAAAAGTCAAACACGTTCCCTGATAAGACCAATTGTTTCTCTAAAAGGACAAGGGACATTAAGGCGGAGAAATGAACATAGGTAAGtttcatgtaataaaatataatatggtaaaaattggatttgttttatggtagtaaaataatacattatacataaatattttttttacacatatatatatatatatatatttctttcaaaCGTACATGACGGGTTTGTTCTACGTTGCAGGAGTTTGGATTCCATTGGCGATTCTGTGCATGATTAGAGTGTCAGGTATACCATTTTGTTCATATCTCCATTTAAGTACCGTTTCAATATATGTGTGTATGCATCGGATACCTTAAAATGTTTAATCTGTGTTAATCTTTTATtactttttaatgtattttcagaATGCATAGAGTGTTACACTTGTCAAAACATTGCTGATCCTAATGAGTGCAGAAATACTTCACAATGTTCCAGTGGTCAAGTTTgtataaactttataaaaaaaattggtataATGCCAACTTGTGTTTTGAATCCAGTTGAACTAAATGAATTAAAATGAACACTCAAAATCACCGCTAGCGCAAAATGacccgattttattttttaaacataatataatatgaatatttaatatacatgttgtATGAAAGTGTATGTATCAAAGTTcttgtttgaataaatatgtttaaacaactTGACCCCGACTAAATTACTTTGACCAAACAGGTTGACCTTCAAACATTGGACCACAGAcaagtttcatttatttcatgaaaaacaGAACATTAAATCTGAAAACCGATAGATGGAATGTGTACTAAGAAGAGTGTCTTGGTGTCTTATAATCACGAGCATATGAATTGTCATAAGATTCTTATAAAAACTAAGAGAGCAATGGTCcaaaatagaaaaacaaaaaacaagaaaaacccACCAAATCTGTATAATTGAAAGAGAAGTTTGTCTTCTTGTTGTTTGCAATCATATGTagtgttcttttttatttttcgttACACAAGATAATTATACATGGGGAACTAAATACATGAATGTCAAAGAAAGGATTATGTTTCTTGTAGTCCGCACTTCCTCTACCATTATTTAAATACCGTAAATACTAAGCGAGAAAACTGTCGAAAAGGGAAtatgtttataaagaaatatgatAACTATAAAACCAGTTCGAGCATCGTTCAATCTGTCTCATTAATAAACAGTGTTTTCTGTTTTGACAAGCAGTCCTGCTCTTTACACATATTCCAAACTGACTCCGAATTACGCTACACCATGGGATGTCAAAACAATCAGGTAATACatattatactatattattaatcTACTGAacattttacaattacaattgttgcatataatatattgtttgtgCCTTCTCTGAAACAGAAATCTTGGTGTTGCACCCATGTATCAGTAATTAAATACATTGCAGTTATGCAGTTCCCTCGCTCTTAGCCCACACAGTATCATCGGTCGCTCCGTTCAGACGAGACAGCAGTACACATGCCATGAATGCTGCAGTACCGACCGATGCAATGAGAACCTTTGCTTTCATAAAAAACGTTAGACCTCAGAATTATTACAAAACAATTGATACCACTCATATTCGATTGAAACGGTTTCCCGAATAGAGCATTAACATTTACCAATGGTCAACATTTCATTCCTCTTCGGTTTCCTGAAGGAATGAATTTCGAATTAGATTCAGTTAAATAGTCGTGGCTGAAAAAAATATTGCTATTTTGtccattaattttgtaatatgtaATGTGTTCGCttcaattttattttagtttcaaaACTATGTTTTCATCTCACTTTTTTCAACGCCAATGCCATATCGTTAAAGTGTTATTGATTAATCTAATAACGTAAGAACTTGTTGCTTAATTAAAGCCATGAAACTATTTATAATCAGTCGTTCATCCCATACTACAAGATACGGTATATCTATCTGATCGGGATTGTACAATTAATACGATATATAATTAATGCGAAAAAGTATTAATGTCACGCCTATTGttgcttaaattattttttctttagtCAACTTTGATGTGTGAACACGTGTGCCTCTTTGCAGCTTCAGAGTGCACTGATGACGAAACACTCGACTGCGCTCGATTAAATACCCTCTTTAATGTCTGCGCAGATGTTCATCATGCAAAAGTCACGTGTCCAAAGTTCTGTGGCCTGTGCCAACTCGGTAAGATCGCATAAGAGATATGAACAATAGTTTTCTGAATTAAAAAGTCAGTACGTCATGTTTCCGTATTGTTTTAAGAGTGTAGAAAACCTTGATAAAATATTACACAATTaaagatatttatatttaattatagatAACGTCCCATCTCATTCAAGCTTAATTGCGTTTGTCGTTCCTCTTACAACCGACATGGCTTCAGAACTTACATCGGCTtagtataattatttcaagaCTGATTTATATTTGTACGCAGTTGATGGAAACTGGGCGGAATGGGGCACGTGGACGCAGTGCAGTGTGACGTGTGCGAATGGCACGCAAGAGCGTTCACGCACCTGCTCTAATCCGCCCCCTAGCAACGGTGGCCTAAACTGTTCTGGACCAGCTGTTGACACTAAACTGTGCACAAAGCAGCTTTGTCCAGgttaaataacattgtttttacgttgatttaaaaacaaacaaaatggtaTATATCGTATATAAGCGATTTTCATAGAAAGTGTTTTgtaaaacattgtaaatattaCATCAAGTCAAACATACGCTTCTTCAAATTATAAATGCCTTCTATAATccaataataacattttttattttgtttttgaattgcATGTTGTACATTATCACGTTTTTTAATGTTcgataaattaaaatgtataatttgtcaCATTTATTCAAATCTTCCGTGTCCAAACCGGATTAATCTTTACAgcaaaattaaaaataagtaaCGCATATTTCTATCACTCAGTGCATGGAAACTGGGCGGACTGGTCCAGTTGGTCTAGTTGTTCAGTTACCTGTGATGTTGGACTAATGAAAAAGACAAGAACCTGCACCAATCCAACACCAGATAGATTTGGCGACAATTGTTATGGCGATGCTAGCGAATACACTGTTTGCAAAATCGATCACTGCATTGCTCCTGgtaacaataatatattttaaggcttttttatttatacaatgtGTTGGAAGGAATAAACTCGCATTTTATATACAATTGTAGCaacgaacaaaaataaataagaataactttatttttcaatggCAACTGGTCAGCCTTGACCTAACGGTCCAGCTCTTTTAGTACGTGTGATGGAAGATGTATTGTCGCAATTGATTGCAATTTGTTTTTACGTGGGCAACAATGTTACACAATAGAAATGATCTGCCAGCTATCGTTTATTGCTTGTGTTTCTACATCAGTGCATGGCAACTGGTCAACTTGGTCCGTATGGTCCACTTGTTCTGTCACGTGCGATGGAGGACTTCAGAAGAGATCAAGGACATGCACCAATCCTAAACCGAACGCTCTAGGCGACTATTGTTTCGGTGATAATAGCGAATACACTGTTTGCCAAAATCAACCCTGCGTTTCACCAGGTATGATTAGTGTAGTGGACGTCAGTTTTGCAATGCATATCTGTTAAAAGAAATATACAATTAATTGACAAGGTTGGTCTTCCACTAGTATACCGGTTAAAATTACCTTATCATCGTAACATTGAGATCATTACTAAAACGCCACAAGCATCACCATCGCAACTATAAGCACAACTTAGTCAAACCAGTCTTCGAGACTCATACATGAGTCCCTAAAGATCGacatcttgttgtaaataaaattttcttATGGACAACAAACAATTAAGGAAAGCACAGTCGGTAAGCATCACTTAACGATAGGTGAATGTTGAATGTGTAAGTGTAGTTGTTTTGCACACTTGCGGGTTTACTAGATTTTGGCAGATGGTAGCAACGTTGTATGAATGACTCTGCGTGTCGCTCTTGACGTTATATTTCGAAAGGTTGATGCTAATTCAAACTCCGTGCAGCTATTACATCCGCCTgggttaaaggggtcttttcacgttttggtaaattgagaaaattaaaaaaaaattgtttcagattcgcaaattttcgttgttgctatgatacttgtgaggaaacagtaatgctgaaaaTTTGCCATACTCtataatattcattatatgcatcttttgacgatttaaaaacctgaaaattataaaacgtttcaacgcggaacgattgaataatttggagagttctgttgttgtcgttatattttgtgacactacgagaattgtttatataaagtataaaacatatcactcattgtatgagcgcggatgACCGtgtggtctaagcattagacttttactccaggggtcagtgatttgaGGTTActtatttctttctttaatgttattcttgtgcttttttactggagctttttaattCCAAtagttaaatatatcaatataaagcatttaatgacaaacctcaatacatgccaaaatctgtgaaaaaggtccctttaacggTAGGAACTGCATTTACAATCCAAATACTTTCGTATCTTGAATATCTATAAGCCTTttaggctacctacacaagggcgatatatcgtgtttaacatatcgtgcgtcgccgcgactgtcgcgcaaaatatcgtgcgtcccGCGACTGTCGCAAAAAATATCGAGCGTCGCCGCGaatgtcgcgaaaaatatcgtgtatcgtgtgtctagtgtcgcccttgatgaaagaagggcgagattatagatggcactattcGGATTCTGTAATTTAGGACAAATAATCGTTATTGTTAGATAAAGTAACATTCCATTTAAGACCTATTCACATGTTTTCGTTTTAATTTAATTCCTTCTTTATTATTTGAAAGCAAAGGAAAAACTGTCGTGAAACAATTTGATCTACATCCGTAAATTAAAATCATACGAAAAGCTTTCTACGTTGAATAAATTACTCATATGGCTGTTACGAATGTTATTTGATGAAAAACTCCTATGTTtgataaataatgaaatacaaaatagtTAACATAGCTTCAGAGTTCTATTCATCATATTgacccatttaaaaaaaacattcctgTTGAGTTATGATATAATAGACAGCTATCACACCGCCGCCATATGTTAACTGCTAAATAGTTGATCAGGCAGAATTTGATATAAgcatgttatattttgtaaattatttaattttgaatcatTTTTTCATTTGGACATCAAAATTGTACATTCATACTCATTCCAACTTTCAACAAAAGGCATACTTAACTACATTTGATATGTTATTTGTCAAATGAATAGAGAGTgtcgatatattttaatttatttttataacagaTACGTTTAACCTGGAAATACACTATCTATTATACATTGCAGGTCATGTTGCAGCATTCAACGCTCACGGACTCAACGTGTTGTCAAAT from Dreissena polymorpha isolate Duluth1 chromosome 10, UMN_Dpol_1.0, whole genome shotgun sequence encodes the following:
- the LOC127848553 gene encoding coadhesin-like isoform X2, yielding MNIGVWIPLAILCMIRVSECIECYTCQNIADPNECRNTSQCSSGQQSCSLHIFQTDSELRYTMGCQNNQLCSSLALSPHSIIGRSVQTRQQYTCHECCSTDRCNENLCFHKKPSECTDDETLDCARLNTLFNVCADVHHAKVTCPKFCGLCQLVDGNWAEWGTWTQCSVTCANGTQERSRTCSNPPPSNGGLNCSGPAVDTKLCTKQLCPVHGNWADWSSWSSCSVTCDVGLMKKTRTCTNPTPDRFGDNCYGDASEYTVCKIDHCIAPVHGNWSTWSVWSTCSVTCDGGLQKRSRTCTNPKPNALGDYCFGDNSEYTVCQNQPCVSPVHGNWSTWSVWSTCSVTCDGGLQKRSRTCTNPKPNALGDYCFGDNSEYTVCQNQPCVSPGHVAAFNAHRLNVLSNLVCAFPIVIFNEGNAYNPSTGHFTAPVDGIYYFTAHICVKPGQDVYFFLEKGSENMIVKVRLTATDQQVSSTSYSCASASCAVKLTRNEHVWVMMHQQYTTSQIFETDVQT
- the LOC127848553 gene encoding coadhesin-like isoform X8, whose product is MNIGVWIPLAILCMIRVSECIECYTCQNIADPNECRNTSQCSSGQSCSLHIFQTDSELRYTMGCQNNQLCSSLALSPHSIIGRSVQTRQQYTCHECCSTDRCNENLCFHKKPSECTDDETLDCARLNTLFNVCADVHHAKVTCPKFCGLCQLVDGNWAEWGTWTQCSVTCANGTQERSRTCSNPPPSNGGLNCSGPAVDTKLCTKQLCPVHGNWADWSSWSSCSVTCDVGLMKKTRTCTNPTPDRFGDNCYGDASEYTVCKIDHCIAPVHGNWSTWSVWSTCSVTCDGGLQKRSRTCTNPKPNALGDYCFGDNSEYTVCQNQPCVSPVHGNWSTWSVWSTCSVTCDGGLQKRSRTCTNPKPNALGDYCFGDNSEYTVCQNQPCVSPGHVAAFNAHRLNVLSNLVCAFPIVIFNEGNAYNPSTGHFTAPVDGIYYFTAHICVKPGQDVYFFLEKGSENMIVKVRLTATDQQVSSTSYSCASASCAVKLTRNEHVWVMMHQQYTTSQIFETDVQT
- the LOC127848553 gene encoding coadhesin-like isoform X3 gives rise to the protein MNIGVWIPLAILCMIRVSECIECYTCQNIADPNECRNTSQCSSGQQSCSLHIFQTDSELRYTMGCQNNQLCSSLALSPHSIIGRSVQTRQQYTCHECCSTDRCNENLCFHKKPSECTDDETLDCARLNTLFNVCADVHHAKVTCPKFCGLCQLVDGNWAEWGTWTQCSVTCANGTQERSRTCSNPPPSNGGLNCSGPAVDTKLCTKQLCPVHGNWADWSSWSSCSVTCDVGLMKKTRTCTNPTPDRFGDNCYGDASEYTVCKIDHCIAPVHGNWSTWSVWSTCSVTCDGGLQKRSRTCTNPKPNALGDYCFGDNSEYTVCQNQPCVSPVHGNWSTWSVWSTCSVTCDGGLQKRSRTCTNPKPNALGDYCFGDNSEYTVCQNQPCVSPGHVAAFNAHRLNVLSNLVCAFPIVIFNEGNAYNPSTGHFTAPVDGIYYFTAHICVKPGQDVYFFLEKGSENMIVKVRLTATDQQVSSTSYSCASASCAVKLTRNEHVWVMMHQQYTTSQIFETDVQT
- the LOC127848553 gene encoding coadhesin-like isoform X10, with protein sequence MNIGVWIPLAILCMIRVSECIECYTCQNIADPNECRNTSQCSSGQSCSLHIFQTDSELRYTMGCQNNQLCSSLALSPHSIIGRSVQTRQQYTCHECCSTDRCNENLCFHKKPSECTDDETLDCARLNTLFNVCADVHHAKVTCPKFCGLCQLVDGNWAEWGTWTQCSVTCANGTQERSRTCSNPPPSNGGLNCSGPAVDTKLCTKQLCPVHGNWADWSSWSSCSVTCDVGLMKKTRTCTNPTPDRFGDNCYGDASEYTVCKIDHCIAPVHGNWSTWSVWSTCSVTCDGGLQKRSRTCTNPKPNALGDYCFGDNSEYTVCQNQPCVSPVHGNWSTWSVWSTCSVTCDGGLQKRSRTCTNPKPNALGDYCFGDNSEYTVCQNQPCVSPGHVAAFNAHRLNVLSNLVCAFPIVIFNEGNAYNPSTGHFTAPVDGIYYFTAHICVKPGQDVYFFLEKGSENMIVKVRLTATDQQVSSTSYSCASASCAVKLTRNEHVWVMMHQQYTTSQIFETDVQT
- the LOC127848553 gene encoding coadhesin-like isoform X11, whose amino-acid sequence is MNIGVWIPLAILCMIRVSECIECYTCQNIADPNECRNTSQCSSGQSCSLHIFQTDSELRYTMGCQNNQLCSSLALSPHSIIGRSVQTRQQYTCHECCSTDRCNENLCFHKKPSECTDDETLDCARLNTLFNVCADVHHAKVTCPKFCGLCQLVDGNWAEWGTWTQCSVTCANGTQERSRTCSNPPPSNGGLNCSGPAVDTKLCTKQLCPVHGNWADWSSWSSCSVTCDVGLMKKTRTCTNPTPDRFGDNCYGDASEYTVCKIDHCIAPVHGNWSTWSVWSTCSVTCDGGLQKRSRTCTNPKPNALGDYCFGDNSEYTVCQNQPCVSPVHGNWSTWSVWSTCSVTCDGGLQKRSRTCTNPKPNALGDYCFGDNSEYTVCQNQPCVSPGHVAAFNAHRLNVLSNLVCAFPIVIFNEGNAYNPSTGHFTAPVDGIYYFTAHICVKPGQDVYFFLEKGSENMIVKVRLTATDQQVSSTSYSCASASCAVKLTRNEHVWVMMHQQYTTSQIFETDVQT
- the LOC127848553 gene encoding coadhesin-like isoform X12 gives rise to the protein MNIGVWIPLAILCMIRVSECIECFSCQNIADRNECRNTSQCSSGQSCSLHIFQTDSELRYTMGCQNNQLCSSLALSPHSIIGRSVQTRQQYTCHECCSTDRCNENLCFHKKPSECTDDETLDCARLNTLFNVCADVHHAKVTCPKFCGLCQLVDGNWAEWGTWTQCSVTCANGTQERSRTCSNPPPSNGGLNCSGPAVDTKLCTKQLCPVHGNWADWSSWSSCSVTCDVGLMKKTRTCTNPTPDRFGDNCYGDASEYTVCKIDHCIAPVHGNWSTWSVWSTCSVTCDGGLQKRSRTCTNPKPNALGDYCFGDNSEYTVCQNQPCVSPVHGNWSTWSVWSTCSVTCDGGLQKRSRTCTNPKPNALGDYCFGDNSEYTVCQNQPCVSPGHVAAFNAHRLNVLSNLVCAFPIVIFNEGNAYNPSTGHFTAPVDGIYYFTAHICVKPGQDVYFFLEKGSENMIVKVRLTATDQQVSSTSYSCASASCAVKLTRNEHVWVMMHQQYTTSQIFETDVQT
- the LOC127848553 gene encoding coadhesin-like isoform X4, which gives rise to MNIGVWIPLAILCMIRVSECIECYTCQNIADPNECRNTSQCSSGQQSCSLHIFQTDSELRYTMGCQNNQLCSSLALSPHSIIGRSVQTRQQYTCHECCSTDRCNENLCFHKKPSECTDDETLDCARLNTLFNVCADVHHAKVTCPKFCGLCQLVDGNWAEWGTWTQCSVTCANGTQERSRTCSNPPPSNGGLNCSGPAVDTKLCTKQLCPVHGNWADWSSWSSCSVTCDVGLMKKTRTCTNPTPDRFGDNCYGDASEYTVCKIDHCIAPVHGNWSTWSVWSTCSVTCDGGLQKRSRTCTNPKPNALGDYCFGDNSEYTVCQNQPCVSPVHGNWSTWSVWSTCSVTCDGGLQKRSRTCTNPKPNALGDYCFGDNSEYTVCQNQPCVSPGHVAAFNAHRLNVLSNLVCAFPIVIFNEGNAYNPSTGHFTAPVDGIYYFTAHICVKPGQDVYFFLEKGSENMIVKVRLTATDQQVSSTSYSCASASCAVKLTRNEHVWVMMHQQYTTSQIFETDVQT
- the LOC127848553 gene encoding coadhesin-like isoform X13, with amino-acid sequence MNIGVWIPLAILCMIRVSECIECFSCQNIADRNECRNTSQCSSGQSCSLHIFQTDSELRYTMGCQNNQLCSSLALSPHSIIGRSVQTRQQYTCHECCSTDRCNENLCFHKKPSECTDDETLDCARLNTLFNVCADVHHAKVTCPKFCGLCQLVDGNWAEWGTWTQCSVTCANGTQERSRTCSNPPPSNGGLNCSGPAVDTKLCTKQLCPVHGNWADWSSWSSCSVTCDVGLMKKTRTCTNPTPDRFGDNCYGDASEYTVCKIDHCIAPVHGNWSTWSVWSTCSVTCDGGLQKRSRTCTNPKPNALGDYCFGDNSEYTVCQNQPCVSPVHGNWSTWSVWSTCSVTCDGGLQKRSRTCTNPKPNALGDYCFGDNSEYTVCQNQPCVSPGHVAAFNAHRLNVLSNLVCAFPIVIFNEGNAYNPSTGHFTAPVDGIYYFTAHICVKPGQDVYFFLEKGSENMIVKVRLTATDQQVSSTSYSCASASCAVKLTRNEHVWVMMHQQYTTSQIFETDVQT
- the LOC127848553 gene encoding coadhesin-like isoform X5; its protein translation is MNIGVWIPLAILCMIRVSECIECFSCQNIADRNECRNTSQCSSGQQSCSLHIFQTDSELRYTMGCQNNQLCSSLALSPHSIIGRSVQTRQQYTCHECCSTDRCNENLCFHKKPSECTDDETLDCARLNTLFNVCADVHHAKVTCPKFCGLCQLVDGNWAEWGTWTQCSVTCANGTQERSRTCSNPPPSNGGLNCSGPAVDTKLCTKQLCPVHGNWADWSSWSSCSVTCDVGLMKKTRTCTNPTPDRFGDNCYGDASEYTVCKIDHCIAPVHGNWSTWSVWSTCSVTCDGGLQKRSRTCTNPKPNALGDYCFGDNSEYTVCQNQPCVSPVHGNWSTWSVWSTCSVTCDGGLQKRSRTCTNPKPNALGDYCFGDNSEYTVCQNQPCVSPGHVAAFNAHRLNVLSNLVCAFPIVIFNEGNAYNPSTGHFTAPVDGIYYFTAHICVKPGQDVYFFLEKGSENMIVKVRLTATDQQVSSTSYSCASASCAVKLTRNEHVWVMMHQQYTTSQIFETDVQT